In Leptodactylus fuscus isolate aLepFus1 chromosome 9, aLepFus1.hap2, whole genome shotgun sequence, the genomic window GTTTGCCCAGTGTTTTAAGATGCTTTTTCTTGCAGCCTTAGCCCATACGGCCATAGTGTATCCGTCTGTAATCGATTAGTGCCCTTTGTCACGATAACATTAAAAATTGCCCTCTCGGGTCAGATTCATGTGGTTGTTGAAGTTGTGAGCAAGGTGGTTACTTATTAAATCCCACTTATCTCGCGTGGTCTTTTCTTTTTTACCTAAACTACTCATCCGTTTTTAACGGTTGTAAAATGGACGTCGATCTGTTTTACGTCAGTTAACagtggatccattgatttctattaggTCTGTGAAATGGTCAGTCAAAAGAGCAGATGTGAATAGGCACGTTTTTTTACATACAGCATCAGAGGAGAAATGTCACTAAAGTGTCACGAATTATACTTGTTCCCTATTCACAGCTAACTGCTTTCCTTATTTTTGCAGGCCCTCCCATGTACCCCTCAGAATATTTGCCAACCTTGGATTACTTTGAAAAAGAGACCACAAGGATGTATCTTGGTTGCCCGTCTATGTATCATTACCCTGCATTCCCAATAGGCTTCCCTCCGTCTGGATTTAGAAGTACCTTGATGtcccctcctcctctccctgctgctCCTCCTGTCTTTCCATTTAGAGGCTTACGACCACCATGCTGCCCAGTGAGTACAACACAGGGAAGAGAGTGGTGGATTACATATTGGGAAATGGTTAAAGTGTAActcaatagaaagaaaaaaaatcttctgacCAGCACtttggagtcagagttggggcCTGTTTTGGGTAGAGTCAGAAAACTTGACTCCAGCttcaatataaaatattttttttatgtattttattatgcAATTATGggtattagatgtatagtttgtttcaTACTTTCCATTCTAGGAATCAATCAGCTTCACAGCCTTGTTTCTGATTTGCAGCCCTGTATGATATATGTTGTAAATTTCAATCAGTCGGGATCTGGATGGTGAGACCCCTTCCAAGGATGGGCTCCTAGGAAGCCTGAAATTTTCATCAGAAAGTGAGCAGAGACATCCTCACCATCCAGACCTTCACAGATTGAAATATATGACTTGTCAAAACTTTAAAAGATAGCtacactttaaagggaacctatcatataaatatgggacactaaaccctgaATAGGTCCTTATGGACTTGTCCATTTTCTACTGACAAAATAGGGTTTTTCTGAAAGTGACATTTTGGTGACTTGTGTAAAAGCACCATTTTTACACGATCAAAACCAAGCAGTGTACACATGAAGACCTTGCATGGGAAGGCCATGATCTGATTTTGGAGGTCTCGCTTTGCCTGTTGAGTATAATCTAATCCACCAGTTATCTGAAAAGATAATACATGGGCCACATGTGAATAATATCGATCATGCTATAGCACAGTGGATCCCAAACTGCGGGACGTGGCCCCCTGAGGGGTTGTGTGAAGACTGCCAGGTAGTGTGCGAGCCATCACTGGTAATTAGACTTTGCATAATGGTCAGCGTCATATTTGTAGCACAGCCTTCAGTGAGCAggtaagtaaaaataacaaaaaccgtTGTGATCTGTAATTGGGTTTCAGCGGTCATATGGGGCAATCTGACATCATAACGCTGGGTCAATGTGTCATGGCATCAACTTGCCCCATGCTCAACATCACAAGAAGCTTCAAGAGGATGTGGGTGACCACTGGACACCACAGGGATGCCAAGGAGTTGTGAGGCAAGGTGAGCATAAGCGTTTCTTCGTTTTACTCACTTccatgggcctccacttattatgctgggagaccccagagtataaatatTCTATagtagggccactatggagcatattatactgtgtggatacactgttgagcatattaaattatgcggggccactgtggagcattatactgtctgacCGCAGaagaatacaggatagaataaGAGAAAGAtcacagcagaatacaggtagggATATTTATTTTTCAGATACGGCTAAATATGATAGCGAGGCCTCCCCAGTAAATTTCTCATCCAATAGTGGGTCCCGCTTTCAGAAAGTTTGGAACCACTGCTATAGGAAACTAATTTGCCTATCAGTATGCGAGATTTTCATTTCTTTGTTCAATTTTGCAGCTTCAAAATGGAATGGGAGATTTCTACTACCCTCCGATCCCTCATTACATGCCACCTGAATATCTGCCTGGTCTACACTACATGCCTCCTACTGTGCCTATGAATATCAATATTATGGCAGAACCAAAGAAAAGCTTCTCTGGTAAGGGAACAACATGCACTTGCCTAGATTTACTAATAGACGGTGTAGGCCTAGACAGGCAGGCGACCACATATATTACAGGGGACGattctggatgataaatctgatgtatcgtCAGACTGTTTAGTGTAAGTTTTtgccaccttttagttggcttcaTTTGCAGCAAATTTAGGACACAATTTTGtcacatttttgctgcattttggaaCATTTAAGCCTTTCACCCTTTTCTGGGAAGCTACACCCCATGTCTTGagtaagttaaaaaaataaattggagCTCAAACTAGATGCACCAAGATGTGCTGAGATGCTCCACATTTGTGCCATAGTCTCGTAACCAAAATAGTAAATCTAAATCTAGTGAATATGTTACAGCTACACAGCAAGTGTCTAATAGACACAGTCCTAAGGCTGGATACACACAgtcattttttaatacattttgaaGTGCAGTTTTTGAttcagtttattcatttttacgcCAAAGACAGACTTGGGTTCTTGAGGAGTGTTTTGAAGTTGTATGCAAATAAGATAGTTGGTGCACTTGGGGCGGGCCTTGTTTATCACTATAAAGTGCTTGGTAACATGGCAGTGACAGTGGAATATGCCTGGGGGAAGCGCTAGACTCCCTGATGTTGGATCCTTAAATATGGCGGCCTCAGAAACTGGGAAACTATTGAAGGCTCTGAGGCTTGTCTTCAATacatttctattacaggctgtgcaAGGCAGTCTTTAATAGATGTGTGTGGATATTACAGTAAATCGCAAGATCCCTATTGGGaatctaataataatagtaaaaaggTTTAATATTTTAAAAAGAACTAAAAATTTACACCACCcctttttccctagaatacatcaaAGTAAAACACGCACTTATTGGGTATCctatgtctgaaaatgcccaaactataaaGAAAGCAACAACATAAAGCACAGAAAAAACTATATCAATTTCGTATCACCATAACAGAATACtggtgacatatcattttggctgtgggctcgttcacatctgcgttgtagggtccttattgcaggtttccgtttcctgcataaaacagatgcaggagacggaagcctgcaggagactttctcacccattcatttgaatgggtgagaaagctgtccggccgtgcgcggcagtgagcgttttgcgctctccgccgcgaaaccgggttttataatccggacacagagtcggacatgcactactctgtgtccggataaaaaaatccggtttcgcggcggagagcctaaaacgctcaccgccgcgcacggccggacccggtctatggtttccgtcttctgccatgcagaagacggaaaccatagtacggagaccctgaacgcaggtgtgaacccagcgtaaacagtaaatgccgtaaaaaacaaaacccataagataaTTTTTATGTCAAAAAGACAAGAGTGTCGTCGCTATGATACGTTTATTCGCTAACTTGGTTATTGTATTCATCTTATGCAATATTAAATAACACCGTTATGAAGTACAGTTTATCCCACCAAATGTAAACTCTCTTATAGCTGTGAATGGGAAGGtaagaaagttatggcttttggaaggaagAGAGTAAGAATCGAAAAATGGCTGTGgtgagaaagggttaaaagaCAACTTAGACTCATCGGCAATCTTAATATCTGTTTCGCTGGGGGAGAATTTATAAAGAGGTGCGCACTTCTTCAGTCATGAGGCACGTTCTTCGGCAGGGCCGTGCATCTGAACTGAAATGTACAATAATGGGCGCACACCGCACCCCTCTTTCAAGGGTCACACAAAGATGAAAAAGTCAGAATTTTTTGACACCAGTAAACGATATAAGCTAAAACATGCTGACTTTTCCTGCCTTGTACACATATTAAATTTGTATTACTGACTAACAAGCTGCAGAACACTACAAGATTTATTACTACCAGTTGTCTGTTAATGCGGAGGTGTTTATGTTCTAGGTCAGACTGTTCCAGATAACCAGAGCCTTAAGATTGCATCAGAAAGGAGCGAGACACCAGCCAGGAACAAAACCACCTAAGCATGGAGGAAATCCTGTCATGGTGCCAAATAAATACCCAATGTATAATTTTTAACGTAATGCTTGAAAAAAACCTGTTATCAGTTTCAGGCTGTCCTAAGAACGGGGAACATGAAATAGGGACATCCTCCTCATCCTAAAGAAGCCTGCGATTGACAGATCTGTCTTTGTATCCTCAGTCAGGACAAGCTGGGTTTGGGAGAAGTGATATATAAGTCTTTGTAATCGGGGGACTGATCTCTGATTCTCGCTGCCCATTATTAGGACAGAAGGAAACTGATGACAACTTCTTTATGAAGCTATAGTTTTGTTAAAAAACCAAAAATTACCCTCTGTAAGC contains:
- the DMRTB1 gene encoding doublesex- and mab-3-related transcription factor B1, coding for MSAMADGSAARVRPPRTPKCTRCRNHGLLVPVRGHSGHCGWKLCNCSKCALITERHKIMAADKLLPKPGNLEPAPKDGHGKAGTPERSGNVLKSLAREESTDLKRKRMSPTRISASEAIKRSSAAILTGPPMYPSEYLPTLDYFEKETTRMYLGCPSMYHYPAFPIGFPPSGFRSTLMSPPPLPAAPPVFPFRGLRPPCCPLQNGMGDFYYPPIPHYMPPEYLPGLHYMPPTVPMNINIMAEPKKSFSGQTVPDNQSLKIASERSETPARNKTT